The Carboxydocella sporoproducens DSM 16521 genomic sequence GGGAATGTGGGGGATTTTACGAGTACATGCTGAGAAAAAGAAAAACCTGTTGAAATTAAAATGATGTTCAACGCATATCCCCTGCCTGGCGGACATAAATTGTTAGGGAAATTGTCCGAAGGGAGGGGTTTTATGTTTCTGGCCTATCGCAGTTTGAAACGATTTTTACTAAAAGTAACTGCCGGTATCCTGGCTATCGGCTTCCTGGCCGCCGCTCTGGCTTTTCTGACCCCGGGCAGCAAAGCCCTGAATGTCTGGTCCTGGAAACGCAGCAATTTCAAGGAGGTCATGGAGAAGGAGAAAAAAGAAAAGCCGGAAGTCATGGCCCGGCAGCGCAAATTGCTGGAAGAACGCTATAACCTGACCGGTAAAACCACCAAGGAAGTTACCATGTCCCGTGGTAAACCCATTCCGGTAGGTCCAACCGCCCGTCTAAAGAAAGGGATAACCTGGCAGGAGCTAGCAGGTATGAGCCCGGAAGAAATCAAGAAAAAGGGGCTATTCCCCTATTTGCCTTTACCTCATCCCCATCCGGCCAATGGCGGTATGGTCTTTCCTCCGATACAACTGAAGCAGTTTCCCGAGCTGACCCGCTTTGATGTGGATTTCGATTTACCTGACGCCTATCTGCCGGAATTTCCGCCGGCCATTTTCCTGACTACCCGCCCCGAGCTGGGCGATGTCTCGCGAGGCCAGGTGGTCACTCTGGATAATTTCTACGAGCTGTTCAAGGACATCCTCACCCCCGTCCAGCTGGAAGGCCTGCGCCTGTTAGTCACCCGCTTCCCCCAGCAACAGTTCAATGCTACCGATGACCGCAAATCGGAAAAGCCCAGCCAGGGGGTTTCCTGTTTCGATTGCCATGTTAATGGCCACACCACCGGTCAATTCCATCTTAACCCTGACAACCGGCCCCAGGAAGCCCGTTTCCGCATCGATACTCCCAGCTTGCGCGGCACCTTTATCCAGCAGCTATTCGGTTCCAAGCGTTCCCTGCGTTCCGTCGAGGATTTCACCGAATTTGAACAGCGGTCCGCCTATTTTGATGGCGACCATGTAGCTGCTGCCAAAAAGGGCATCAATCCCCTGTCCCGGGAACAGGTAATGCACATGGCCCAGTTTATTAACATGCTGGATTTCCCACACGCACCCAAGCTGAATGAATATGGTCGCCTCAATCCAGCCAAAGCCACTGAAGCAGAACTGCGGGGAGAGCAGATCTTCTTCGGCAAAGGCCGCTGCAGCAAGTGCCATCCCGCTCCCTATTATACCGACAATCTGGCCCATGATCTGAAGGTTGAACGCTTCTATGAAGGCCGCCCGGAAGGGCCTATCAAGACTTTCCCGTTACGGGGATTAAAGGATAGTCCACCTTACCTGCATGATGGGAGATTGTTGACCATCGAGGATACGGTGGAGTTTTTCAACCTGGTGCTGGAATTGAAGCTGAGTGATCAGGAGAAAAAGGATCTGGTGGCTTTTTTGCGGCAATTGTAAAAACCGCCTGACGGCGGTTTTTTTAATATCCGGCAAGAAAGCGTGCGTAAGCCATGTTTTTATAGTATATTTTTTGCAAAGCTGATCGATCCTTTCCTGCATCCATAACTATCGTATGATTGGGGTCGAGTGAATTCACTTCAATCAGCCATAAATCCAGCTTTTCATCCAAAGCAAAATCGATGCCCAGGTTACCAAGATGTATGCCTTTCTTAACTATTGAATTAGCAATTAACAGGGCAATTTGGCTCAAAGTCTCTTTAAAATTAACTGCTTTCAGACGTTCCCCTACCTGGTAGCGTTCTATGAACTGGCAATAATCCAGAGCTTTGCCCCCTGCAGAAACATTGCTAACTGCTTTCCCCGGATCACCCAATCTTACTATTAAGTCCATAGGTTCCCAATAGCCTTTTTCATTTTTAACAAGAATCAATCTAAAATCAACTATGCTATTTTCGATATTTAGCAGAGTAATTCTTTGTTGCAAAATATAATTTCCGCTATAGATTTTTTGATTAATGTACTCATTGTAATTGTTCTGGTTTATAACTTCGATGCCTTTTCCCTGGCTCCCTTTAATCGGTTTTAACATTAATTCCGAAAATTTTGCAACCATATTAATCAACTGATGTTTAGAAGTAAGTTTGATAGTTTCAGGTATATTAATAACGTTTACAATTTCTTGTTCATCTCTCAACCACAGATAAACTTCATATTTGTCAGGCACATAATCATTAAATACATAGCCACCAGTGTTATTAACCAAAAAATCACGCCACTGCTGGCTTAATCTTATTTTTTTAAAAATAACTGCTGGTATCCCTGTCATTCCTTTTTCCCAATCTTTTTTTTGGGGATTATAAATAAAAGCATTGACTTTTTCCAGTTGTCTATCTATCTGTTCCAAAGAAAACAGTAAAATCACTCCATTAATTTTATGATAACAAGAAGTATAATTTAAAAAAAATTTTCTTCTTTTAGCAACATTACTCTCTGTATATCCTGCCAGTATACCAACAAATGGCCCCAATTCTATACAATGCTCTTTTACAAGAATTTCATAATCGCAAAACAGCGGAATTGCCAGTTTTTGTAATACGTTCTCGCTAATGCCTATTATTTCATCGTTATACTTACCTTCTAAAACAATTTTTATTTCTGTAAAATTTCGACCAAACTTTAAGTAAGTACGTATCCGTTCTGCAATTCCCACTTTAACAGCAAAGGCTTTGCTAATACAAACTGTGTTCTTATGGTCTGGTATTGATTTCAGCCTCACTTGCATGATCAGTCGGTCGCACCTCCCAAATCTCAAATCCGCTTAAAGAAATAGCATATTTCAACGGTTTAGAGGCAATTTCAAAGTATTTGTTTTTGTCTAGTATTTTAAATCCCTTATAAGTCGGACGAAAATTTACTTCAATCAGCCATAGCTTTAAATTTTGGTCAATAGCTATGTCCAAACCAAATTCCCCAAAATTTTCTCCCAAAAAGTCCATTTGATTTGCCACAGAAATAGCCAGGTTATTAATGTCTTGCTCTAATTTCATTAAATTATGCTGTTCGTTATCAAATATATTTTTCAGTTCTAAAACCTTACCACCGCGAGCCAAATTGGTTACAAGTCCTTTGCTGGCAGGTAACCGACATTCTTTACCTGTAACTTCCCATGTCCTATATTTATTTTTCTGGACTATTACTCTCACATCAAAAGGAACACCAGCATAGCTTAGTAGTCTAATATATTCCTGGATAATATATCCTTGTTCTATAAATTTACCTTCTTTAATAAAACTGTTCAGCTCATCCAAATAATAATTTTGAGGTCGTCTGCCCCTGTAGTCATTAACAAAAATTTTGCCATCATCATCTAACTCCAGGAAACAGATCCCTCGACCTCGAGATAAATTAGCTGGTTTAAGGACGATTTTAGTATGTTTTTTCAAAAATTCCGTAACTAATTCAATCGAAGCCAGCCTTTCAGTGTTAGGTAAGTATTTACTTAATTCATTTTCCCGCAGAAAGATATAGGTCTGCCATTTATCAAGTCGCCTTGAGTTAAAAATTTCTATTCCATTATCTATAATTTTTTTAATTTCTCTTTTATTACTACTAAAAGCTCTACGAAAAATAACCTGGGGCAAAGGTAATACTCCATAAAACCAATATTTTTTGTCAGGATTAAAATAGAGGCCGTAAACCTTTTTTTCAGTCCAATCAATATTGCTGGCTTTAAATGCCAGATACAGTCCCCCATATTTTATATTTTCCAGACTATCAGTCAATTCACTTAAATTATTATTATGATACAAATAGCTTTGTTCCCCCAATAAAAAACCCAATACTGGACCAAACTCCAATGATTTATCTGTTACTTTAAGCTGATAACTACAACAAGTTTTAATCATTAGGTTGTCAATTAGTTTTTTGCTGATTTTGATTTCTGTTTCTGGCAGGTCCTTATTAAAAAAAACTCGGGCTTTCCCCTTGCTTTTACCAAAACAGACTTCAGTTTCTATCCCTGAAATTTTTATGAATTCTATACATCCTGATACGACAAGATTTTTGTCACTTTCTAAAGGGCTAATATTGTATAGTTTCATGATTAATTTCTCTCCTTCGGAAAGCTAGGTACGAAATTGCAGTTTCAAGATATAATTTTGCAATCCTTTTTTTATTAAAAATACGAAAATCCCAGCCACTAATATTAATCAAATAAAATTGTTTCGTTTTCGGAATATACGCAAAGTCCATATAGCAGTTAGCCAACCCTGGCAAATACCACATCAAATAATTTAGTAACTCAACCACATCTTTTTCTTCCATAGTTCTCCCCTCAGAATCATAGATAAGCCAATCCCTCATACCCCTTTTTTGACAGTAAATTCGTTTAAACTCTAATTCTTTATAAGTCGCATCAATCTTATAGTATGCATATTTCTTTTTTATTAAGTTATAAAATAATTTTTTTTGAGCATCTTTATCTATTATAGATTTATAGTTGTTCTTGACAATCAAATAACTATCTTTATGGTTTTTAGAGAAATAAAACCAGGGGGCATAAGAGTCTTTTTGCGAAACAGCAATACAATTGGTTATACTTTCAGAGTTCAACCTTTCCAATAAGTATTTATCGTATAACTCGCTGTAACGCAAAATTTCATAAATTTTAGCAGGATAAATTTTATTAATCGGGTTAATCAATGTGATTTTTTCCTCCATCCTAAGCTGTTTCATTATTTTTTTATTTTTAGATTTGCGGAACACTACTGTATTTAAAATGACTTCTGGGACTGGGCCTTCGAATGAAACCTCATCCATTTGGTTGATTAATATTCCTTTTGCTGTTAGATCTACTAAAGATAGCTCATCAAGTGTTAATAAAAGATATTTCTCAATACGTTGAACGGATAATTCTTTAATTATTCTTTTGAAGGTATGTGTTATGATTTTGTTTTTACTAACAATAAACCCAAAATCAACCATTGTTCTGGCCACCCTATACTTTTTTTACCATTGTATGAACAGGGACATTTTGATGTTATACCTAAGGTCAAGTATGCATATATTTTCAACGAAACAAAGTTTTGAAAGGAGATGGCATAATGAGCATGCCGAATATTCCCGAACAAAAATTTAGACCTTCATTTAAGCAGGTGATTATAGATTTACTGGAGTCTATAGCTCTTGAAGAAACCGCCTTATCTCATCTGGTAAATGCTGAAGCTGAAAAAATACAACATATTCTCAATCAATCAAAGAGCATTTGCCCTAGAGAACTCTTAACGATAAACAAAACCGTCAGCCGTATTCTAGATGCAGCGATAATAAAAGAATGGCTATTATTAAAAAAATTAGATTTAATAGCAGAAATTGAAATGAAAAATGAGCCTTCTCAGGATTATGAAAAAACGAAAAATCATTGTGTATTTAATACCTGGACCCCGCCAGAAAAAGAAATAAAAAAATGACCCTTTACGGGGCCCTTATTTTTTTCCTCAATATTTCGGAGGCAAATTTTATCTGTTTCAGGAATATTATCTCCTTATTATTAAGCAATGCTATGATCGCCCGAACCAAACACATACATACTACGCTATATCCTCTTTCTTTAGTATTAATGCTATTCTTTGCAGCAATTCTTAATTCCTGTTCCAAGTTTTTTATTAATGAATTAATTGGGGAGTCGGGTATATACACACACCTCCTCTCTTGCCTTTACGGTGCAGGTATCTGTAGCACATCTTCAAGTTTAAACTGTAAGAGCATTTCTTTTTTGATAACGCTTCGCAATGTTCTTTCTACACTGCGATTAATAGTAATAATGTCCTGCATGGTCGGTGGAGGATCAGCAGCTAATACAAATTGAATTTTTTCTGCCTCGGCATTAATCATGTGCGCCAATCCCAGTTCTTCAAAAGCAATTGAGGCCAGTAGCAGGTTTATTACATCTTCCCTGTCAATTGTAATGTTAGGGTTAATGTCAGGTATGTTCGGAAAAGACATTAAATCTACCTCCTTTCATTCTCACTATCATAGATATTGAATACACAAAAAAAATATGCATAAATTTTTCTTTTAGGGCTTGTCTTTAGGTATGTCCAACATTTCTTTTTTCTTCCTTAATCAGTCTTAATACATCTTGCAGCTTCATACTTAAAACAATTTCTTTAAATAATAAAACTTTAATTACTTCTCTGACTTTATCATTTATCTTAACTAGTTGTCTTATACTCTGGTATGACGTTATCACTTCCTGAAGTTTTTCTGCTTCTGCATTAAGCATATGGGCCAGAGCCAGCTCTTCAAATGCGATCGATGCTAGTAACATATTATTAATATCCCGTCTCGATAATTCAATATCTGGTGTAACATCAGGTAATTGTGGCATCGACATCAAAATCACCCCTTGTCAAGTAGGTGATTTATTATATGCTGAACTTATAGTATGTGACCGCTATTCAACCAGCAGCAAAAACACATAGCGCAAAATCGCCTTGCCGATCGCCGTGAGGGGTACTGCCAGCAGCAGTCCCCACAGCCCCGCCACTTCCCCTCCGGCCAGCAGGGCGAAGATAACCGTCAGGGGATGCAGATTGAGTGCATCCCCTAATATTTTCGGTGAAAGCAAATGGGCCTCTACCTGCTGAATGACCAGAATCACCACCGCAGCCGCCAACGCTTTTGACCAGCTGATCTGCAGGGCCAGCACCACCGCCGGTATCCCGCCCAGGATGGGGCCAAAAAAAGGGATCAAGTCCAGGATACCGGCTACCACCCCCAGAAACAGGGCATAAGGTACCCCTAGCAGGGTCATCCCGATCCCAGTCAGCGCCCCTACCAACAGGCAAATGAGCAAGTGACCGCGGATAAATTTTTTCATTATCTGATCCAGTTCATCCAGCAAAGCCAGCGCATGGAGACGGGCACTGCCAGGCAAAAGCAATTCCCAGCCTTGATGCAGCCGCTGCCAGTCCAGCAGAAAGTAAAAGGCAAGGATGGGAAGCAACAGAATAGTGCCGATCTGCCCGGCCAGGGCCAGAATCCCGGCCGCCCCCTGCGCCAGCCAGCCTTCTACCCCCTCCCGGGCCTGGCCCAGCCGTTCACTCAACACTTTTTGCACCTGGGCGGGCAGACCGGCTCCGTCCAGGCGGGCCAGCCAGTTTTGCCAGAACCCCTCCCAGCGTAACCAGATCCCGGGTAAAACCTCTCCTACCTGGCTCAGCTCCCGCAGGAATACCGGCAGCAAAAAAAAGGCTACTGCCAGCACCAGTCCGGTCATGATTGCATATAACACCAGCAGGGCTTGCAGCCGACTGAGCCCCCGGCTCTCCATCCTCGCTACCAGCGGCCCCAGCAAATAGGCCAG encodes the following:
- a CDS encoding YheC/YheD family protein, producing the protein MQVRLKSIPDHKNTVCISKAFAVKVGIAERIRTYLKFGRNFTEIKIVLEGKYNDEIIGISENVLQKLAIPLFCDYEILVKEHCIELGPFVGILAGYTESNVAKRRKFFLNYTSCYHKINGVILLFSLEQIDRQLEKVNAFIYNPQKKDWEKGMTGIPAVIFKKIRLSQQWRDFLVNNTGGYVFNDYVPDKYEVYLWLRDEQEIVNVINIPETIKLTSKHQLINMVAKFSELMLKPIKGSQGKGIEVINQNNYNEYINQKIYSGNYILQQRITLLNIENSIVDFRLILVKNEKGYWEPMDLIVRLGDPGKAVSNVSAGGKALDYCQFIERYQVGERLKAVNFKETLSQIALLIANSIVKKGIHLGNLGIDFALDEKLDLWLIEVNSLDPNHTIVMDAGKDRSALQKIYYKNMAYARFLAGY
- a CDS encoding YheC/YheD family protein; the protein is MKLYNISPLESDKNLVVSGCIEFIKISGIETEVCFGKSKGKARVFFNKDLPETEIKISKKLIDNLMIKTCCSYQLKVTDKSLEFGPVLGFLLGEQSYLYHNNNLSELTDSLENIKYGGLYLAFKASNIDWTEKKVYGLYFNPDKKYWFYGVLPLPQVIFRRAFSSNKREIKKIIDNGIEIFNSRRLDKWQTYIFLRENELSKYLPNTERLASIELVTEFLKKHTKIVLKPANLSRGRGICFLELDDDGKIFVNDYRGRRPQNYYLDELNSFIKEGKFIEQGYIIQEYIRLLSYAGVPFDVRVIVQKNKYRTWEVTGKECRLPASKGLVTNLARGGKVLELKNIFDNEQHNLMKLEQDINNLAISVANQMDFLGENFGEFGLDIAIDQNLKLWLIEVNFRPTYKGFKILDKNKYFEIASKPLKYAISLSGFEIWEVRPTDHASEAEINTRP
- a CDS encoding AI-2E family transporter, whose translation is MHKVKTIARRSFLVGMLLGALFFFWLIRKILLLFLGGWLLAYLLGPLVARMESRGLSRLQALLVLYAIMTGLVLAVAFFLLPVFLRELSQVGEVLPGIWLRWEGFWQNWLARLDGAGLPAQVQKVLSERLGQAREGVEGWLAQGAAGILALAGQIGTILLLPILAFYFLLDWQRLHQGWELLLPGSARLHALALLDELDQIMKKFIRGHLLICLLVGALTGIGMTLLGVPYALFLGVVAGILDLIPFFGPILGGIPAVVLALQISWSKALAAAVVILVIQQVEAHLLSPKILGDALNLHPLTVIFALLAGGEVAGLWGLLLAVPLTAIGKAILRYVFLLLVE